A genomic region of Aspergillus oryzae RIB40 DNA, chromosome 1 contains the following coding sequences:
- a CDS encoding uncharacterized protein (predicted protein), producing the protein MDKKSAISNNSLPGSSTPSISRSSINHCSFNGLNAADSIHRSELDSVNVFRKTFPESSRVTSISPANTTIRRSKVSHTVIANSYVRRCKLANCELIDVCSAKSLDANDSKFDNVRSIRGHTSVRNSTVTGQSTLNRSKVNGSSVTDESCLRRSHLEDVRIARSRVKRSELRNCDVSDCVIIKTNFTDMILRYGVWKNGKLVGRVGDNEVVMVTQDGQNIGHVPSERLVTQDAKVWADDDPDSDSSDKESLGSDDLPPPYKP; encoded by the exons ATGGACAAAAAGAGCGCCATCAGCAACAACAGTCTTCCCGGCTCTTCCACTCCCTCTATCTCCCGTTCGTCCATCAACCACTGCAGCTTTAACGGCCTCAACGCCGCTGATTCCATCCATCGAAGTGAGCTCGACTCAGTCAATGTATTTCGCAAAACTTTCCCAGAAAGCAGCAGGGTAACTTCTATATCGCCCGCCAACACCACCATTCGACGTAGTAAGGTCAGCCATACTGTGATCGCTAACTCATACGTCCGTCGCTGCAAGCTCGCTAACTGCGAGCTTATCGATGTGTGCTCCGCTAAATCCTTGGATGCCAATGACTCCAAGTTCGACAATGTGCGCTCGATCCGCGGCCACACCTCGGTGCGAAATAGCACCGTTACGGGCCAGAGTACATTGAACCGGAGCAAAGTCAACGGGTCATCCGTCACGGATGAGAGTTGTCTGCGACGCAGTCATCTTGAGGATGTTCGGATTGCTCGAAGTCGGGTGAAGAGATCGGAGCTACGGAATTGCGATGTGAGTGATTGTGTGATTATCAAGACAAATTTCACAGACATGATTTTACGCTATGGAGtctggaagaatggaaaattggttggaagagttggagatAATGAGGTCGTGATGGTGACTCAGGACGGCCAG AACATCGGTCATGTACCTTCGGAGAGGCTTGTCACTCAAGACGCCAAAGTATGGGCGGACGATGACCCCGACTCGGATAGTTCggacaaggaaagcttgGGCTCAGATGACCTTCCACCTCCTTATAAGCCTTGA
- a CDS encoding uncharacterized protein (predicted protein), producing MGRQTPVYRAAQTCILGLVLLSFASASSYLPRESPTGIISNDGFSFLNETSQLTPRDEKPFTLRIMPLGASITYGYQSTDGNGYRRWLHQQLRHAGCAGTNDANQYHDTTVDVYKTGERMDALLTRLFDAIPGTTIILRETNKWRLEALRPCLQEHWSRRHPGEGYSTDIVALLRLR from the exons ATGGGACGGCAAACACCTGTTTACCGGGCAGCCCAGACCTGCATTTTAGGTTTGGTTCTACTGTCATTCGCCTCTGCATCTTCATATCTACCAAGAGAATCGCCTACGGGGATCATTTCGAACGATGGATTCAGTTTCCTTAATGAGACATCACAGTTGACTCCTCGCGATGAAAAGCCTTTCACCCTCCGTATCATGCCCCTAGGTGCGTCCATTACCTACGGATACCAGTCAACCGATGGTAACGGCTATCGACGATGGCTTCATCAGCAACTTCGTCACGCTGGATG TGCTGGCACAAATGACGCAAATCAGTACCATGACACAACAGTCGATGTGTACAAGACAGGCGAGCGGATGGATGCTCTTCTGACACGTCTGTTCGACGCAATTCCCGGCACTACTATCATCCTCCGTGAAACAAACAAATGGCGACTGGAAGCATTACGCCCATGTCTACAAGAACACTGGTCACGGCGGCACCCAGGTGAAGGGTACAGTACTGACATAGTTGCTCTTTTGCGACTGCGCTAG